The nucleotide sequence GGCGGTGGAGTACTGGATCAGGGCCAAGTTCGAGGCGCGGCCCGAGCTCCTGCGGGCCGCCGAATTCGTGCACTTCGCCTGCACCAGCGAGGACATCAACAACACCAGCCACGCGCTTCAGCTCAAGGGCGCGCGCGACCAGGTGATCCTGCCGGCGCTGGACGCGCTGATCGCCAAGCTGCGCGAGATGGCGCACGCGCATGCCGCCGTGCCCATGCTCAGCCGCACGCATGGCCAGACCGCCAGCCCCACCACCGTGGGCAAGGAGATCGCCAACGTGGTGGTGCGCCTGGCGGCCGCGCGCGAGCGCATCGCCGCCATCCGACTGATGGGCAAGATGAACGGCGCCGTGGGCAACTACAACGCGCACCTGGCGGCTTGGCCGGATTTCGACTGGGAGGCCTTCAGCCGCAAGGTGGTGGAGACGCCCGAGCCCCTGGGGCTGGGCCTGACCTTCCAGCCGTACAGCATCCAGATCGAGCCGCACGACTACATGGCCGAGCTGTTCGATGCCGTGGCGCGGACCAACACCATCCTGGTGGACTGGTGCCGCGACATCTGGGGCTACATCAGCCTGGGGTATTTCAAGCAGAAGCTGCGCGAGGGCGAGATCGGCTCGTCCACCATGCCGCACAAGGTCAACCCCATCGATTTCGAGAATGCCGAAGGCAACCTCGGACTGGCCAACGCGGTGCTCAAGCACCTGTCGGAGAAGCTGCCGGTGTCGCGGTGGCAGCGCGACCTGACCGATTCCACCGTGCTGCGCAACATGGGCGTGGCTCTGGGCTACGCGGCCCTGGCTTACCACTCCCTGGGCATCGGCCTGTCCAAGCTGGAGCTCAGCCAGGAGGCGCTGGCCGCCGACCTGGACGCATCCTGGGAGGTGTTGGCCGAGGCGATCCAGACCGTGATGCGCCGCTACGGCGTGCAGGGCGCGTACGAGAAGCTCAAGGAAGTCACGCGCGGCAAGAGCGTGCTGGCCGAAGATTTGCACCGCTTGATTCGCTCATTGGAAATTCCGGCAGCAGAGAAGGAACGACTGCTCAAGATGACCCCGGCAAGCTACATTGGCGCAGCGACGGACCTTGCCCAGCGATGTTAAGTCAGCTGCTCCAGGGTCGGGTGTCTCGCGGGGAGCCGCCGCTTTGGCTAGAGGGCCAAGGCGGCAGCCTTCGCACCGCCGTCCTGCGGCGAACCGTTGTGCTCGCACTGCTGATAGCGATCGGGTTCGCTGTCTACGGCCTCTACCTGAACAATCCCCTCATCTTCGATGACGTAAATCTGTTCCATAGCGAATGGCTGGCGCGGGCAGCGATCGCACCTTGGGAATTGGGGTCACGTGGGCTACCCTATTTCACTTTGGGGTGGGTTGAAACTCAGTTCGGCAGCTTGCCCGCGCACCGGCTGGTTGGCTTGGCCATACACATCCTGGTGGCCTTTCAGCTGTACCGCCTGTTGGAAGAACTGCTGCAGGCCGACAGGGGGCTCTCGCCCGGCACAGCACTGGCAGGTACCGGGGACGGCATCGTTGCAGCGCTCGTTGCGCTGGCATTTGTCGCCCATCCTGTCGCTGTTTATGGCGCGGCATACCTGGTGCAGCGCACCACCGTTCTTGCAGCGCTGTTCACTCTCCTTTGCCTGCGATGCCTGCTTCAGGGTATTCGCGGCGAGCAATCGACCGCATCAGCTGCGATTCGGGCTGCTGGGTGGGCCTCCCTGGCGATTCTTTCGAAAGAGCATGCCATCGTCATGCCGTTTGCTGCGCTTGCTTTGCTCGTGTTCGTCAACGGCAAGCCGATGTCTTTCCTCAAGTTGATGGGCAGCTTCCTAGCACTCTGTCTGCCTGCCATGATGCTTGCAATGAGGCGCAGCTCTCATGCGTTTGGCCGTGCACACGAACCGGGGCTGCAAGAGCTGGGGAAGGAGGTATGGGGGTTACCCAGCCTGGCAGGCCCCTACCAGACGTGGCTGTTTTCGGCATCCACACAAGCGGAGCTTTACCTTCGGTACGCAGGGCAATGGCTTTTCCCAGATACGCGGCAAATGTCGATCGATCTGCGGGTGGATTTTCTGCGCGATTGGAATCACAGCAGCGCTTGGCTAGCCCTGTCTTTGTTTGCCGCTGTACCGGTAACAGCCTTGGTGCTGGCAATGTGGACCCGGCGCTGCAAGCTGCTCGCTTTTTCGCTGAGTTTTACCGCAGGTTTGTTTGTTGTGGAGCTGGCAACTGTGCGGCTGCAGGAACCATTCGTCCTGTACCGCAGCTACTTGTGGGCTGTCGGCTATGCCGCGCTGGCTGCGGCGGGGTTGCGGCACCTGAATCGCAAGGCATTGTTGCTCGCTTTTGCCGCGATCATTCCAGTGCTTTCAATCCAATCCGCAGACCGTTTGGAATCCATGCGCAGTCGCCTCGCCCTTTGGGAGGATGCTGCTGAGAAGCTTCCCAAACTGGAAATCGCCGGTGCAGCGCGCATTTTCTTCAATCGAGGGCGAGCGCGGTTCTTTGCGGGGGACGTGATCGGGGCAAAAAGCGACATTGATCAAGCCATTCGCTTGAACCCAACCCATGGGCCCTATCGCATCTCACGCGCCGTCACACTGCTGCGAATGGGCCAGCCAACAGATGCGCTCGACGAACTTGACATAGCTCGTCAGTCTATTCCCCAAAGTGCAGACTTGTACTACACGCGCTTTCTGGCTTTGACGGCGCTCGAGCGGACTACGGAAGCTGAAGCCTCCCTTGAGCTTGCCGCGCTTCATGGGAGCTTTTCCGCCAAGCAACGCATCGCCGCACGTCGCTCCAGTGACGGCATCGCGACAGTCGAGATGCAGTAATTCCCATGGCGCTGAAGTCCACCATCTTCAAGGCCCAGCTGCAGCTGGCCGACATCGACCACGGCTACTACGCCGACCATGCGCTGACGCTGGCGCGGCACCCCAGCGAGACCGACGAGCGCATGATGGTGCGGCTGGCGGCGCTGGCGCTGAACGCGCATGCGCTGCAAACCCAGTGCAACGGGGATGGCACGCTGGCCTTCGGCGCGGGCCTGTCCGATCCCGACGAACCCGACGTGTGGCTGCGCGACTTCACCGGCCGCACCCGGCTGTGGATCGAGGTCGGCCAGCCGGAGGACAAGCCGGTGGCCAAGGCCTGCGGCAAGGCCGACCGGGTGTGCGTCTACGCCTTCAGCTACGCGGCCGAGGTCTGGTGGCGTGGCGTCGAGGGCCGGCTCTCGCGCCTGGCCAACCTGGAGGTCTGGCGCCTGCCGCCCGAGGCCAGCCAGGCGTTGGCGCAACTGGCGGCACGCACCATGCAGCTGCAGGCGACGCTGCAGGAAGGCGTGCTGACGCTGGGCGACGGGGAGCGCAGCCTCGACGTGGAACCGCTGCGCTGGAAGTGAGCGCTCAACCCGTGGCGGGCGTTTGGGTCCCGGCGGCGCCGGCCTTGCCCGCGCCCTCCGCCGCGCGCTCGCGGTAGCGGTTGAAGCGCCAGGCATCGCCGTGCAGGGTGATGCGCCGCCAGGTCTGGCGCTTCTCGGCCGGGCTCATCGCCGGCCAGTGCTGGACCTCGTCCTCGGTGCGCCCGCAGCCCTTGCACACCGGGTCGCCCTGGCTGGTGGAGCAGATCGCGATGCACGGCGTGTCGGGCGTGCTGTCGTACCAGGCCTTCCAGGCCTCGTAGGCCTTGGGCGGGAAGCCCCGCTCGGCGGCCTCGTCCTCATGGTAGAAGATCATCAGGGCATAGACCTCGGCCAGGGCGCGCAGCTCGGGCGCGAGCGTCACCCCGTCGGGCGAGGGCTTTTTCTCGCGCCAGAAGTTGATCGCGGCCTCGATGTCGGTGATGTGGATGGCGGCCATGGTTGCGCGGCGGGAGGCGGATGATAGCGCCTGGCCGCCGGCGGCTGCCGGTGCTACGCTCGCGGCATGAAGCTCATCGCCAAGTGGTTGCTCAGCGCGACGGCGCTGCTGTTCCTGACCTATGTGTATGCCGGCGTCGAGGTGCGCAGCTTCGGCGCCGCGCTGCTGGCGGCCTTCGTCATCGGCCTGTTCAACGGCGTGGTGCGGCCGGTGCTGGTGGTGCTGACCCTGCCGGTGACCGTGGTGACGCTGGGGCTGTTCCTGTTCATCATCAACGCCCTGATGTTCTGGGCCGCCGCCGGCGTGCTGGAGAACTTCCACGTGCGCGGCTTCGGCGCCGCGCTGCTCGGGTCGCTGATCTATTCGGCGATCGGCCTCGTCATCGACTCAGCGCTCGAGCGCCTGTTCCCGAAGCAGTGACTCCACCTGCCGCGCGCGGGTGTCGACGATGGAGGCCTCGATGTGGTCGCCCGCCGCGCCGCCGCGGCGGGCCAGTTCCTGCGCCGCCTTGAAGCGGTCCATCGCGGCCGAGTAGTCCAGCCAGGCCACCTGGGCCTCGGCCTCCGCCCGCACCGCACGCAGCGCCTGGCCCTGGGCGCCGTAGGCGGTGGACAGCAGCTGCCAGGCGGTCGCGTCGCGCGGATGCAGCGCCACCCAGGTCTGCAGGCGCTGCGCCGCCTCGGCCGGGCCGCCAGAGCGGATCCTGGCCTGGGCCGAGAGCAGCAGCTCGGGCCGACCGCCGGCGCCCGGGTCCACCGCAACCGCCGCCTTTTGCGCATCCCCGGCCAGCAGCGCCAGTTCGCCGGCCAGCAGGCGCGCCAGGCGATTGGCCTTGGCGTTGTCGGCCAGCAGCGGCGTCAGCCGCTGGAGCAGCCGATCGGCCTGCGGCGCGTCGCGCAACCGGGCAGCCGCCAGCGTCGCGGCGTACAGCACACCGGCCTGGCGCACG is from Ramlibacter tataouinensis TTB310 and encodes:
- a CDS encoding phage holin family protein, which gives rise to MKLIAKWLLSATALLFLTYVYAGVEVRSFGAALLAAFVIGLFNGVVRPVLVVLTLPVTVVTLGLFLFIINALMFWAAAGVLENFHVRGFGAALLGSLIYSAIGLVIDSALERLFPKQ
- a CDS encoding YaeQ family protein, producing MALKSTIFKAQLQLADIDHGYYADHALTLARHPSETDERMMVRLAALALNAHALQTQCNGDGTLAFGAGLSDPDEPDVWLRDFTGRTRLWIEVGQPEDKPVAKACGKADRVCVYAFSYAAEVWWRGVEGRLSRLANLEVWRLPPEASQALAQLAARTMQLQATLQEGVLTLGDGERSLDVEPLRWK
- a CDS encoding tetratricopeptide repeat protein; the protein is MLALLIAIGFAVYGLYLNNPLIFDDVNLFHSEWLARAAIAPWELGSRGLPYFTLGWVETQFGSLPAHRLVGLAIHILVAFQLYRLLEELLQADRGLSPGTALAGTGDGIVAALVALAFVAHPVAVYGAAYLVQRTTVLAALFTLLCLRCLLQGIRGEQSTASAAIRAAGWASLAILSKEHAIVMPFAALALLVFVNGKPMSFLKLMGSFLALCLPAMMLAMRRSSHAFGRAHEPGLQELGKEVWGLPSLAGPYQTWLFSASTQAELYLRYAGQWLFPDTRQMSIDLRVDFLRDWNHSSAWLALSLFAAVPVTALVLAMWTRRCKLLAFSLSFTAGLFVVELATVRLQEPFVLYRSYLWAVGYAALAAAGLRHLNRKALLLAFAAIIPVLSIQSADRLESMRSRLALWEDAAEKLPKLEIAGAARIFFNRGRARFFAGDVIGAKSDIDQAIRLNPTHGPYRISRAVTLLRMGQPTDALDELDIARQSIPQSADLYYTRFLALTALERTTEAEASLELAALHGSFSAKQRIAARRSSDGIATVEMQ
- the purB gene encoding adenylosuccinate lyase, with translation MTLSTIAALSPLDGRYAARLAPLRPLMSEQGYMHRRVQVEVCWFVALSDAGFAEFKPLSPGARTYLLGLVKNFSEADALAIKEIEKTTNHDVKAVEYWIRAKFEARPELLRAAEFVHFACTSEDINNTSHALQLKGARDQVILPALDALIAKLREMAHAHAAVPMLSRTHGQTASPTTVGKEIANVVVRLAAARERIAAIRLMGKMNGAVGNYNAHLAAWPDFDWEAFSRKVVETPEPLGLGLTFQPYSIQIEPHDYMAELFDAVARTNTILVDWCRDIWGYISLGYFKQKLREGEIGSSTMPHKVNPIDFENAEGNLGLANAVLKHLSEKLPVSRWQRDLTDSTVLRNMGVALGYAALAYHSLGIGLSKLELSQEALAADLDASWEVLAEAIQTVMRRYGVQGAYEKLKEVTRGKSVLAEDLHRLIRSLEIPAAEKERLLKMTPASYIGAATDLAQRC
- a CDS encoding DUF3717 domain-containing protein, whose protein sequence is MAAIHITDIEAAINFWREKKPSPDGVTLAPELRALAEVYALMIFYHEDEAAERGFPPKAYEAWKAWYDSTPDTPCIAICSTSQGDPVCKGCGRTEDEVQHWPAMSPAEKRQTWRRITLHGDAWRFNRYRERAAEGAGKAGAAGTQTPATG